The Streptomyces sp. NBC_00440 genome contains a region encoding:
- a CDS encoding ATP-binding protein: MKQSAAKTLGVAVLGAAFAATAAGTASASVVPVTPDVTGTLGSVTSTLPLDQVTSKIPAGKGNSVQSGQHTVGGAKRALQGSSGNKGLLGGLPTGTVTDAVGSIGR, from the coding sequence ATGAAGCAGTCTGCTGCCAAGACCCTCGGTGTCGCCGTTCTCGGTGCCGCTTTCGCCGCGACCGCCGCCGGTACCGCCTCTGCGTCCGTCGTACCGGTCACTCCGGACGTGACGGGCACGCTGGGTTCGGTCACCAGCACGCTCCCGCTGGACCAGGTCACGTCGAAGATCCCGGCCGGCAAGGGGAACTCCGTGCAGTCCGGACAGCACACGGTCGGCGGTGCGAAGCGGGCGCTCCAGGGCAGTAGCGGCAACAAGGGCCTCCTCGGCGGTCTGCCGACCGGGACCGTGACGGACGCGGTGGGCAGCATCGGCCGCTGA
- a CDS encoding VanZ family protein — MRQGTGGRSVIRFRVVGVVLLAAHLLIVGWLTLRPLDVMWVTASNFTPFAGIRADLALGALQATRRIGEALLLLAPLGVLLPLAGGRLRVSPWASLARTVAAGALISLAIELLQTGVPGQVVDVDSLLLNTAGVAVAHVLVVPAVRCRLRRRGVERSERAAVLPDEPLQGATPTIPRVGIAP; from the coding sequence GTGCGTCAAGGTACGGGCGGTCGCTCCGTCATCCGTTTTCGCGTCGTGGGGGTTGTCCTCCTCGCCGCGCATCTTCTGATTGTCGGCTGGCTGACCCTGCGCCCGCTGGACGTGATGTGGGTGACCGCCTCGAACTTCACGCCGTTCGCCGGCATCAGAGCGGATCTCGCTCTGGGCGCCCTGCAGGCGACCCGCAGGATCGGTGAGGCGCTGCTGCTGCTCGCCCCGCTGGGGGTGCTGCTGCCGCTGGCCGGCGGCCGGCTGCGGGTGTCGCCCTGGGCCTCGCTGGCCCGCACGGTCGCGGCGGGCGCGCTGATCTCGCTGGCCATCGAGCTGCTGCAGACCGGAGTGCCCGGGCAGGTGGTCGATGTGGACTCGCTGCTGCTCAACACGGCGGGCGTCGCCGTGGCGCACGTACTCGTGGTGCCCGCCGTGCGGTGCCGGCTGCGGCGCCGGGGGGTGGAGCGCTCGGAACGGGCCGCCGTCCTTCCGGATGAGCCCCTTCAGGGAGCCACCCCGACGATTCCCAGGGTCGGGATCGCACCGTAG
- a CDS encoding LysR family transcriptional regulator produces the protein MAHQHSSQPRLSPSSYEEDIQLLLAPRLAYFAAVARHEHVTRAAHELSVPQSTLSRAMVRLETDLGVALFARRGRSVSLTPAGRTFLSTVERALTEVERAADSVRADADPASGRITFGFLHTLGPETVPGLIRAFRADHPRVRFQLVQNYGEAMIKRLRAGELDLCLTSPVPDAPDLVARRLDEQRLRLVVPDDHRLAGRRRVRLAEAADEAFVTLEPGFGLRRITDDLCAEAGFTPRIAFEGEEAETLRGLVAAGLGVALLPPPAVARPGVVELAVTAPRAVREIGVAWLDGHPDTAPVAAFKQFLLARRGRLLPE, from the coding sequence ATGGCGCATCAGCACAGCTCACAGCCGCGGCTGTCACCCAGTAGTTACGAAGAAGACATCCAGCTCCTGCTCGCGCCCCGGCTGGCGTACTTCGCGGCGGTCGCGCGTCACGAGCATGTCACCCGGGCCGCACACGAGTTGTCGGTCCCGCAGTCCACACTGTCGCGTGCCATGGTCAGACTCGAAACGGACCTGGGCGTGGCGCTGTTCGCGCGCCGGGGCCGCTCCGTCTCGCTGACGCCCGCGGGCCGGACCTTCCTGTCGACCGTGGAGCGGGCGCTCACGGAGGTCGAGCGGGCCGCGGACTCCGTACGGGCGGACGCCGACCCCGCTTCCGGCCGGATCACCTTCGGCTTCCTGCACACCCTGGGCCCCGAGACCGTGCCCGGGCTGATCCGCGCCTTCCGGGCCGACCACCCGAGGGTGCGGTTCCAGCTCGTCCAGAACTACGGCGAGGCGATGATCAAACGGCTGCGCGCCGGGGAGCTCGACCTCTGTCTGACCTCCCCGGTGCCGGACGCGCCCGATCTGGTCGCCCGGCGTCTGGACGAGCAACGGCTGCGGCTCGTGGTGCCGGACGACCACCGGCTCGCCGGGCGCAGACGGGTCAGGCTCGCCGAGGCCGCCGACGAGGCCTTCGTGACGCTGGAGCCGGGGTTCGGGCTGCGCCGCATCACCGACGACCTGTGCGCCGAGGCCGGATTCACCCCGCGGATCGCCTTCGAGGGCGAGGAGGCGGAGACGCTGCGCGGGCTGGTCGCCGCAGGGCTCGGAGTGGCGCTGCTGCCACCGCCCGCGGTGGCCAGGCCGGGCGTGGTGGAGCTGGCGGTGACCGCGCCGCGGGCGGTGCGGGAGATCGGGGTGGCATGGCTGGACGGACATCCGGACACGGCCCCGGTGGCAGCGTTCAAGCAGTTCCTGCTGGCGCGGCGGGGGCGGCTGCTGCCGGAGTAG
- a CDS encoding adenosine deaminase, with the protein MTSQTMQSPTTDQIGRAPKVLLHDHLDGGLRPGTIIEIARATGYTALPETDADKLGVWFREAADSGSLERYLETFAHTCAVMQTREALVRVAAECAEDLAKDGVVYAEVRYAPEQHLEGGLTLEEVVEAVNEGFREGERLARENGDRIRVGALLTAMRHAARALEIAELANRYRDLGVVGFDIAGAEAGFPPTRHLDAFEYLKRENNHFTIHAGEAFGLPSIWQALQWCGADRLGHGVRIIDDIEVADDGTVKLGRLASYVRDKRIPLEMCPTSNLQTGAADSYGEHPIGLLRKLHFRTTVNTDNRLMSGTTMTHEFEHLVDAFGYTLDDMQWFTVNAMKSAFIPFDERLAMINDVIKPGYAELKAEWLFRQTAVTSGSAAGAR; encoded by the coding sequence ATGACGAGCCAGACCATGCAATCGCCCACCACGGATCAGATCGGCCGAGCTCCGAAGGTGCTCCTGCACGATCACCTCGACGGGGGCCTGCGCCCCGGCACGATCATCGAGATCGCCCGCGCGACCGGGTACACGGCTCTCCCCGAGACGGACGCCGACAAGCTCGGCGTCTGGTTCCGCGAAGCGGCCGACTCCGGTTCGCTGGAGCGGTATCTGGAGACCTTCGCGCACACCTGCGCCGTCATGCAGACCCGCGAGGCGCTGGTGCGCGTCGCCGCCGAGTGCGCCGAGGACCTCGCCAAGGACGGCGTCGTGTACGCCGAGGTCCGGTACGCCCCCGAGCAGCACCTGGAGGGCGGTCTCACCCTCGAAGAGGTCGTGGAGGCCGTGAACGAGGGGTTCCGCGAGGGCGAGCGGCTGGCCAGGGAGAACGGCGACCGGATCCGGGTCGGCGCCCTGCTCACCGCGATGCGGCACGCGGCCCGCGCCCTGGAGATCGCCGAACTCGCCAACCGCTACCGGGATCTGGGCGTCGTCGGCTTCGACATCGCGGGCGCCGAGGCCGGCTTCCCTCCCACCCGTCACCTGGACGCCTTCGAGTATCTGAAGCGGGAGAACAACCACTTCACCATCCACGCGGGTGAGGCCTTCGGGCTGCCGTCGATCTGGCAGGCGCTCCAGTGGTGCGGCGCGGACCGGCTCGGGCACGGGGTGCGGATCATCGACGACATCGAGGTCGCCGACGACGGCACGGTGAAGCTGGGGCGCCTCGCCTCGTACGTACGGGACAAGCGGATCCCGCTGGAGATGTGCCCCACCTCGAACCTGCAGACCGGCGCCGCCGACTCGTACGGCGAGCACCCCATCGGGCTGCTGCGGAAGCTGCACTTCCGGACCACCGTCAACACGGACAACCGGCTGATGTCGGGTACCACCATGACCCATGAATTCGAGCACCTGGTCGACGCGTTCGGCTACACGCTCGACGACATGCAGTGGTTCACGGTCAATGCGATGAAATCCGCATTCATTCCTTTCGATGAACGCCTTGCCATGATCAACGACGTCATCAAGCCCGGATACGCGGAGCTCAAGGCCGAGTGGCTCTTCCGTCAGACCGCTGTGACCAGTGGTTCCGCGGCTGGGGCGCGCTGA
- a CDS encoding alpha/beta hydrolase: MAQQAPAPPEARLGRAVGAGGTQSAVSGVVLLLPDGDPVSRRRSSPLPYASLRPPARRLARAGRGDGLAAHVVRYRFRGWNGTDAHLAEDASWAVDEALRRYGDVPVCLAGHGMGGRAALHTAGHHAVTSVLAVAPWLPDDDVAAEPEPVKQLVGRQVLIVHGTTDARSDPELSYRLAERAKKTNRDTCRFEVHSDGHSLRQHRSEVVALASDFVRGALFSHAYARPVVDAFAAPPPLGLRMPLAAGFGRTLQ; this comes from the coding sequence ATGGCACAGCAAGCACCAGCCCCGCCGGAAGCCAGGCTGGGACGGGCAGTTGGGGCAGGCGGGACACAGTCCGCGGTCAGCGGTGTGGTCCTGCTGCTCCCCGACGGCGACCCGGTCTCCCGGCGCCGCTCCTCCCCCCTGCCGTACGCGTCCCTGCGCCCGCCGGCCCGCAGGCTGGCCCGCGCGGGCCGGGGCGACGGGCTCGCGGCCCATGTCGTGCGCTACCGCTTCCGCGGCTGGAACGGTACGGACGCACACCTCGCCGAGGACGCGTCCTGGGCGGTGGACGAGGCGCTGCGGCGGTACGGCGACGTCCCGGTCTGCCTGGCGGGCCACGGCATGGGCGGCCGCGCCGCGCTGCACACCGCGGGCCACCACGCGGTCACCTCGGTCCTGGCCGTCGCCCCGTGGCTGCCCGACGACGACGTGGCCGCCGAGCCCGAACCGGTGAAGCAGCTGGTGGGGCGGCAGGTCCTCATCGTGCACGGCACCACGGACGCCCGCTCCGACCCCGAACTCTCCTACCGGCTCGCGGAACGCGCCAAGAAGACCAACCGCGACACCTGCCGCTTCGAGGTCCACTCCGACGGGCACTCCCTGCGCCAGCACCGGTCCGAAGTGGTGGCGCTGGCTTCGGACTTCGTACGGGGGGCGCTGTTCTCGCACGCGTACGCGCGGCCGGTGGTGGACGCGTTCGCGGCGCCGCCGCCGCTGGGGCTGCGGATGCCGCTCGCCGCGGGGTTCGGCCGGACGCTCCAGTAG
- a CDS encoding PspC domain-containing protein — MSALARPREGRVLGGVCAALARRFGTSATTMRVIFVVSCLLPGPQFLLYLALWILLPGEKSPSAAW; from the coding sequence ATGTCCGCACTTGCCCGCCCCCGTGAAGGCCGTGTCCTCGGCGGAGTGTGCGCAGCGCTGGCTCGGCGCTTCGGCACCTCTGCGACCACCATGCGCGTGATCTTCGTCGTCTCCTGCCTGCTGCCGGGGCCGCAGTTCCTGCTGTATCTGGCGCTGTGGATCCTGCTGCCCGGCGAGAAGTCGCCGTCGGCGGCCTGGTAG